One window of Nymphaea colorata isolate Beijing-Zhang1983 chromosome 11, ASM883128v2, whole genome shotgun sequence genomic DNA carries:
- the LOC116264466 gene encoding 17.1 kDa class II heat shock protein-like, translating into MDLLMVEQPLMSTLNQLLSVPDEMEKLLNVPTRSYVRDTKAMASTPADIKEYPSSYVFVLDMPGLKSGEINVQIEEGNVLSISGERKGEEQQQQHKEKEEAEVKYLRMERRVGKFMRKFNLPKNANADAISAEYRDGVLTVTVQKLPPPEPKKPKAIEVKVA; encoded by the coding sequence ATGGATCTGCTGATGGTGGAGCAGCCGCTGATGTCGACACTCAACCAGCTGCTGAGCGTCCCGGACGAGATGGAGAAGCTGCTGAACGTGCCCACCCGCAGCTACGTGCGCGACACCAAGGCCATGGCCTCCACGCCTGCCGACATCAAGGAGTACCCTTCCTCCTACGTCTTCGTCCTCGACATGCCGGGGCTCAAGTCCGGAGAAATCAATGTCCAGATCGAGGAGGGGAATGTCCTCAGCATCAGCGGCGAGAGGAAGGGGGAGGAGCAACAGCAACAACacaaggagaaggaggaggcgGAGGTGAAGTACTTGAGGATGGAGCGCAGGGTGGGGAAGTTCATGAGGAAATTCAACCTGCCCAAGAACGCCAACGCCGATGCCATCTCGGCCGAGTACCGAGACGGCGTGCTCACCGTAACGGTGCAGAAGTTGCCGCCTCCTGAGCCCAAGAAACCCAAGGCCATCGAGGTCAAGGTGGCTTGA
- the LOC116264732 gene encoding NEP1-interacting protein 1-like, which yields MLRNQMAYFSRFLEVFKAICLTTATCLVALVGAVIGMVMGAVAGQTKETGVFRGAGIGAFGGAVLSMDIFESVVHGQTLCLEAVLVSMVNGKVFREWVIPAVVDAYEQQVEGFESSYEMSIDIFSSGATGGLLLESIQKLKVFDISYEQAQEDSGHQTSCAICLQDFQDGDAVRRLPQCRHIFHGVCIDGWLSRRSSCPMCRKEIVI from the exons aTGTTGAGGAATCAGATGGCGTACTTCAGCCGATTCTTGGAGGTTTTCAAGGCTATCTGCTTGACGACGGCGACTTGCCTTGTTGCTctag TCGGCGCAGTTATCGGGATGGTAATGGGGGCCGTCGCCGGCCAAACGAAGGAAACGGGAGTCTTCCGTGGAGCCGGCATCGGCGCATTCGGTGGTGCTGTCCTTTCAATGGATATTTTTGAATCAGTTGTCCATGGCCAAACACTTTGCCTG GAGGCAGTTTTGGTGAGCATGGTAAATGGGAAAGTTTTCAGGGAATGGGTCATTCCAGCCGTCGTTGATGCATATGAGCAACAG GTCGAAGGGTTTGAATCAAGCTATGAAATGTCAATCGATATCTTCAGTTCTGGCGCTACAGGAGGACTGCTGCTCGAATCGATCCAGAAACTGAAAGTATTTGACATTTCATATGAACAGGCGCAAGAAGATAGCGGGCATCAAACGTCTTGTGCTATCTGTCTGCAG GATTTCCAAGATGGGGATGCTGTGAGGAGATTGCCTCAATGCCGGCATATATTCCATGGAGTTTGCATCGATGGATGGCTATCAAGGCGCAGTTCTTGCCCAATGTGCAGAAAGGAAATTGTGATATAA